A genome region from Ptiloglossa arizonensis isolate GNS036 chromosome 4, iyPtiAriz1_principal, whole genome shotgun sequence includes the following:
- the Arl2 gene encoding ADP ribosylation factor-like 2 isoform X2: MNGEPIDTISPTLGFNIKTLEHRGYKLNIWDVGGQKSLRSYWRNYFESTDGLVWVIDSADRRRLEDCKTELYKLLQEERLEGASLLIFANKQDLPGALSASDIAEMLELPNIKTHHWQIYKCSAVTGENLVEGINWIVDDISARIFYID, encoded by the coding sequence ATGAATGGAGAACCAATCGACACGATATCACCGACCCTTGGTTTTAATATCAAAACTTTAGAACATCGTGGATATAAACTTAATATATGGGATGTTGGTGGTCAAAAATCATTGCGTTCTTATtggagaaattatttcgaatctACGGATGGACTTGTTTGGGTAATCGACAGCGCAGATAGAAGAAGGTTGGAAGACTGTAAAACAGAATTATATAAACTTTTGCAAGAAGAAAGGTTAGAGGGTGCGAGTCTTCTAATATTTGCCAATAAGCAAGATTTACCCGGAGCACTGTCAGCATCGGATATTGCAGAAATGTTGGAACTGCCTAATATTAAAACGCATCATTGGCAAATATATAAATGTTCAGCAGTTACAGGAGAAAATCTCGTGGAAGGAATAAATTGGATCGTCGATGATATTTCtgcaagaatattttatatagaCTAA
- the LOC143145721 gene encoding uncharacterized protein LOC143145721 isoform X2 — MEDKHFVWDDITDGLHLFGVQNSEAEHVKRHEQQSDSVHGSKVYCLHAFLILNFHETLSQREKIRFRRQYLRKISPNEPNVIILQDIKDLVMFLLATPISPQFVNLFHLPAMDRFLRAVIIYFQYYVTIWEELMEKRAATMKKAPNPLAKSYRSRFADNLQNLRCVLGREYADLIVGCQDSIQYHHMSGGKKGTISIIQSQGEKGLRMFEVLICMAHRVVWIALQRKYFTLIGMGGDSSDERILYLQNALLIEEDKLHELGIRVGILGDNKAHYDLMLIPVEDEKLDKIQLSDGRIYEKRSTKVISDSDKRMKVRSLPLFQSEFKMALDFPIKINNVSPNTYQTVHEEARKRWLIREIKRQKNKNTDTYSISTMLN; from the exons ATGGAAGATAAACATTTTGTTTGGGATGACATTACTGATGGATTACATTTATTTGG GGTACAAAATTCGGAGGCTGAACACGTTAAAAGACATGAACAACAATCTGATTCTGTTCATGGTTCAAAGGTCTACTGTCTACATGCATTTTTGATTTTAAACTTTCATGAAACTTTAAGTCAGCGTGAAAAG ATAAGATTTAGAAGacaatatttacgaaaaatatcTCCAAATGAACCAaatgttattattttacaagacaTAAAAGATCTTGTAATGTTTTTACTAGCAACACCTATTAGTCcacaatttgtaaatttatttcatttgccaGCTATGGACCGCTTCTTAAGAgctgtaataatttattttcaatattatgttACTATATGGGAAGAACTAATGGAAAAACGTGCAGCTACTATGAAGAAAGCACCAAACCCTTTAGCCAAAAGCTATAGGTCTAGATTTGCAGATAATCTGCAAAATCTTCGTTGTGTTTTAGGTAGAGAATATGCTGATTTAATAGTAGGTTGCCAAGATAGCATTCAATATCATCATATGTCTGGtggaaaaaaaggaacaatATCCATAATTCAATCACAAGGAGAAAAAGGTTTAAGAATGTTTGAAGTATTAATTTGTATGGCACATCGTGTTGTTTGGATAGCTTTACAacgtaaatattttactttaattg GTATGGGAGGTGATTCAAGTGATGAACGAATTCTTTATCTGCAAAATGCTCTTCTTATTGAAGAAGATAAGTTACATGAATTAGGAATCAGAGTAGGAATTCTAGGAGACAACAAAGCTCATTATGATCTAATGTTGATACCAGTTGAGGACGAGAAACTTGATAAAATTCAATTATCTGATGGAAGAATTTATGAAAAGAGAAGTACAAAAGTTATATCAGATTCT GATAAAAGAATGAAAGTTCGAAGTCTCCCACTATTTCAATCTGAATTTAAAATGGCCCTAGATTttccaattaaaataaataatgtctCACCAAATACTTATCAAACTGTCCATGAAGAAGCAAGAAAACGATGGCTTATTAGAGAAATTAAGcgtcaaaaaaataaaaatacagacACATATTCGATATCAACAATGTTAAATTAA
- the Mrpl9 gene encoding mitochondrial ribosomal protein L9 isoform X2, producing the protein MNTYILKRRYPVPLHKKNQKVPQLKHRYFIYDLVENTVSRKQSLINLILLQSVKNVGVKGQKVTVNSEMGYINLLLPKMAVYATPENIEKYLMNDPKIVKQSNIYSSKYVERTISKLSSYYLLVSMSMFTPWTIEKWHIKVTFRKAGIIVPEDSITLPEKPISGPDLSIQNKQFYVTVKINNCEEVKVRCIINHWSTNNDDKIKFNKHIWTMPVEAIFPEDQPILDSLPKHCFFEEKINDTNE; encoded by the exons ATG aATACATACATCTTAAAAAGAAGATATCCTGTCCCATTGCATAAAAAGAACCAAAAGGTGCCACAGCTAAAGCATAGATATTTCATTTATGATCTTGTAGAAAATACAGTTAGCAGAAAACAGTCACTtatcaatttaattttattgcaatCTGTAAAAAATGTTGGTGTCAAAGGTCAGAAGGTGACAGTGAATTCTGAAATGGGATACATCAATCTTTTATTACCAAAGATGGCTGTATATGCAACTcccgaaaatattgaaaagtatcTAATGAATGAtccaaaaattgtaaaacaaagTAATATATACAGTTCTAAATATGTAGAAAGAACAATATCAAAATTATCTTCTTATTATTTATTGGTATCAATGTCTATGTTTACACCATGGACCATAGAAAAATGGCATATCAAAGTAACTTTTCGTAAAGCAGGTATAATTGTTCCTGAAGACTCGATAACCCTTCCAGAAAAGCCTATATCTGGACCTGACTTATCAAttcaaaataaacaattttatgtCACTGTCAAAATCAATAATTGCGAAGAAGTGAAAGTTAGATGTATTATAAATCATTGGTCTACTAACAAcgatgataaaattaaatttaacaaaCATATTTGGACTATGCCTGTTGAAGCAATATTTCCAGAAGATCAACCAATTTTGGATTCTCTTCCTAAACATTGTTTCTTTGAAGAGAAAATCAATGATACaaatgaataa
- the Hspbap1 gene encoding HSPB1 associated protein 1 isoform X2 has translation MILMTLSEFIRNVDLDKNEEKWYYFDYKHMQEWFKDKPEIINSVSWERFGFDKTGSDSTLWIGNKGAHTNCHQDSYGCNLVAQIHGRKQWLLFPPSSSNFLQPTRVPYEESTVYSKYNFFCPTNEDKISILKIQYKPKLITLEQGDVLLVPAGWWHYVESLDFSVSVNTWLPVVTDNISRVKEAVVNLIVARIGKTFHNTSEGGHCSLSYCMELLSVALKECENTESSYERIKYTTWTAEDLAAQYPVYVKLLSELETTELEEFLKTKRERFFESSIESLTGDSSETDINVRNTFSSSQQLSEDIVNALCHPDVVNKVVDLLLSS, from the exons ATGATTTTAATGACACTGTCAGAGTTCATTCGGAATGTAgatctcgataaaaatgaagaaaaatggtATTATTTTGACTATAAGCATATGCAAGAGTGGTTTAAAGATAAAccagaaataataaattcagTGAGCTGGGAGAGATTTGGTTTTGATAAGACAGGATCTGATTCTACTCTTTGGATTGGAAACAAAGGTGCTCACACAAATTGCCATCAAGATTCTTATGGTTGTAATTTAGTAGCACAAATACATGGAAG AAAACAATGGTTATTATTTCCCCCAAGTTCAAGTAATTTTCTGCAACCAACAAGGGTTCCTTACGAGGAATCAACAgtatatagtaaatataattttttctgtCCTACAAATGAAGACAAGATaagtatattaaaaattcaGTACAAACCAAAATTAATAACACTCGAACAAGGAGATGTATTATTAGTACCTGCTGGTTGGTGGCATTACGTTGAATCGTTAGATTTTTCTGTCAGCGTGAATACATGGCTACCAGTGGTAACAGATAACATATCACGAGTTAAAGAAGCTGTTGTTAACTTAATAGTAGCCAGAATTGGTAAAACTTTCCACAACACATCCGAGGGAGGTCACTGCAGTTTATCTTATTGTATGGAACTG TTGAGTGTTGCTCTTAAAGAATGTGAAAATACGGAATCATCTTACGAAAGAATCAAGTACACCACATGGACAGCAGAAGATTTAGCAGCACAGTATCCAGTTTATGTGAAACTTCTTTCTGAACTCGAAACTACAGAAttagaagaatttttaaaaacaaagagagaaagatttTTTGAGAGCAGTATCGAATCGTTAACAGGTGACTCGTCCGAAACTGACATTAATGTTCGGAACACTTTTTCTTCGAGTCAACAATTGTCCGAAGATATTGTTAATGCTCTTTGTCATCCTGATGTTGTTAATAAAGTGGTAGATTTGCTTCTATCATCGTAA
- the Arl2 gene encoding ADP ribosylation factor-like 2 isoform X1: protein MGLLTVLKKLKQKEKEMRILMLGLDNAGKTTVLKRMNGEPIDTISPTLGFNIKTLEHRGYKLNIWDVGGQKSLRSYWRNYFESTDGLVWVIDSADRRRLEDCKTELYKLLQEERLEGASLLIFANKQDLPGALSASDIAEMLELPNIKTHHWQIYKCSAVTGENLVEGINWIVDDISARIFYID, encoded by the exons ATGGGTTTGTTAACAGtacttaaaaaattgaaacaaaaggaaaaagaaatgcGCATTTTAATGCT AGGTTTGGACAATGCTGGTAAAACGACCGTTTTGAAAAGGATGAATGGAGAACCAATCGACACGATATCACCGACCCTTGGTTTTAATATCAAAACTTTAGAACATCGTGGATATAAACTTAATATATGGGATGTTGGTGGTCAAAAATCATTGCGTTCTTATtggagaaattatttcgaatctACGGATGGACTTGTTTGGGTAATCGACAGCGCAGATAGAAGAAGGTTGGAAGACTGTAAAACAGAATTATATAAACTTTTGCAAGAAGAAAGGTTAGAGGGTGCGAGTCTTCTAATATTTGCCAATAAGCAAGATTTACCCGGAGCACTGTCAGCATCGGATATTGCAGAAATGTTGGAACTGCCTAATATTAAAACGCATCATTGGCAAATATATAAATGTTCAGCAGTTACAGGAGAAAATCTCGTGGAAGGAATAAATTGGATCGTCGATGATATTTCtgcaagaatattttatatagaCTAA
- the LOC143145721 gene encoding protein phosphatase 1 regulatory subunit 36 isoform X1 produces the protein MEDKHFVWDDITDGLHLFGVQNSEAEHVKRHEQQSDSVHGSKVYCLHAFLILNFHETLSQREKIRFRRQYLRKISPNEPNVIILQDIKDLVMFLLATPISPQFVNLFHLPAMDRFLRAVIIYFQYYVTIWEELMEKRAATMKKAPNPLAKSYRSRFADNLQNLRCVLGREYADLIVGCQDSIQYHHMSGGKKGTISIIQSQGEKGLRMFEVLICMAHRVVWIALQRKYFTLIEIELHRLFRTDSYNIAERRSSSQIMQDILTDDIKILYGHKLQEKRKLLRNSPLIEELIFSNCDYRLLSLGMGGDSSDERILYLQNALLIEEDKLHELGIRVGILGDNKAHYDLMLIPVEDEKLDKIQLSDGRIYEKRSTKVISDSDKRMKVRSLPLFQSEFKMALDFPIKINNVSPNTYQTVHEEARKRWLIREIKRQKNKNTDTYSISTMLN, from the exons ATGGAAGATAAACATTTTGTTTGGGATGACATTACTGATGGATTACATTTATTTGG GGTACAAAATTCGGAGGCTGAACACGTTAAAAGACATGAACAACAATCTGATTCTGTTCATGGTTCAAAGGTCTACTGTCTACATGCATTTTTGATTTTAAACTTTCATGAAACTTTAAGTCAGCGTGAAAAG ATAAGATTTAGAAGacaatatttacgaaaaatatcTCCAAATGAACCAaatgttattattttacaagacaTAAAAGATCTTGTAATGTTTTTACTAGCAACACCTATTAGTCcacaatttgtaaatttatttcatttgccaGCTATGGACCGCTTCTTAAGAgctgtaataatttattttcaatattatgttACTATATGGGAAGAACTAATGGAAAAACGTGCAGCTACTATGAAGAAAGCACCAAACCCTTTAGCCAAAAGCTATAGGTCTAGATTTGCAGATAATCTGCAAAATCTTCGTTGTGTTTTAGGTAGAGAATATGCTGATTTAATAGTAGGTTGCCAAGATAGCATTCAATATCATCATATGTCTGGtggaaaaaaaggaacaatATCCATAATTCAATCACAAGGAGAAAAAGGTTTAAGAATGTTTGAAGTATTAATTTGTATGGCACATCGTGTTGTTTGGATAGCTTTACAacgtaaatattttactttaattg aAATCGAATTACACAGATTATTTAGAACTGATTCATATAACATAGCAGAAAGGCGTAGTTCTAGTCAAATCATGCAAGATATATTAACGGATGATATTAAAATACTGTATGGTCATAAActacaagaaaaaagaaaattattaagaaattcTCCTTTAATAGAAGAACTAATATTCTCAAATTGCGATTATCGTCTTCTATCTTTAG GTATGGGAGGTGATTCAAGTGATGAACGAATTCTTTATCTGCAAAATGCTCTTCTTATTGAAGAAGATAAGTTACATGAATTAGGAATCAGAGTAGGAATTCTAGGAGACAACAAAGCTCATTATGATCTAATGTTGATACCAGTTGAGGACGAGAAACTTGATAAAATTCAATTATCTGATGGAAGAATTTATGAAAAGAGAAGTACAAAAGTTATATCAGATTCT GATAAAAGAATGAAAGTTCGAAGTCTCCCACTATTTCAATCTGAATTTAAAATGGCCCTAGATTttccaattaaaataaataatgtctCACCAAATACTTATCAAACTGTCCATGAAGAAGCAAGAAAACGATGGCTTATTAGAGAAATTAAGcgtcaaaaaaataaaaatacagacACATATTCGATATCAACAATGTTAAATTAA
- the LOC143146156 gene encoding uncharacterized protein LOC143146156 translates to MRIESPRSLPEHESSVQTLVTGNARMEDLENTDDTDNATDTSRSTDYKKWSTYYEDEGYEEETLEDVPDEIEETNIKDNDSEKIDIFEIIMTQIWDRKAGRIAAKKRGMLQILSDNLERRLKIENICEESGAIFYRTVPLTINASSKSISLSQIKKEKNVSEETLITPEDVSVVSTVSSTESSIHPCLKDIDISDSQLKLHNLYTLYPVPDDPGLVPAFWTVREHRTVYPDDGGATKFFDLAEKSNVQPIKGLREMMLSNKIDLRYYGLDPRVIRPLCEALIENTMVRIIDLTGNWLSEDACYHLNDLLVRNGCVDTLLLSGCRIGSKGAARLETGIATSTGLTTLELTGCNIGNEGLDRVATAVNDDSGLESLSLNDNRLNESCSDALQQLISSSETLKILKLAWNSLYTAETWRKLSRGIESKQTLLELDLSWNALDKECVPYLRQLLSSHSTPLKKLNLSGNRFCDEDASSIARGLTRNKVLEEIYLGNNPLKADGAFVLVQTVTPQRSPDSQLRVLDLTDVWANKNVVQELNAIENGRPWLKVVLGGILGNYEIQGPDAKALLFKRANFEAMRPKKSQQRRNFGHFVLSLTDELVSRERFMEYLKRFRLKLSESLVDAIMSEFIGTRNTVDQELLKSVYTAQYPDTKLPTEERKKKKKGTKVEGLKRKRRQK, encoded by the exons ATGAGAATCGAGTCTCCTCGGTCTCTCCCAGAACACGAGTCTTCGGTTCAAACTTTG GTTACCGGAAACGCAAGAATGGAGGACTTAGAG AATACGGACGATACCGACAACGCTACGGATACGTCGCGATCCACGGATTACAAGAAATGGTCCACGTATTACGAAGACGAAGGCTACGAGGAGGAAACACTGGAGGACGTCCCGGACGAAATCGAGGAGACAAATATAAAAGACAATGACTCGGAGAAGATAGATATATTCGAGATCATTATGACACAGATCTGGGATAGAAAAGCGGGGAGAATCGCGGCAAAAAAGAGAGGGATGCTCCAAATATTGTCCGAT AATCTCGAACGTCGACTTAAGATAGAGAATATTTGCGAGGAGAGCGGTGccattttc TATCGGACCGTCCCCTTGACAATAAATGCTTCATCGAAATCCATTTCGCTTTcgcaaataaagaaagaaaagaacgtcTCCGAAGAGACGTTGATCACACCGGAGGATGTGTCGGTCGTTTCCACGGTATCGTCCACGGAAAGTTCGATCCACCCTTGTCTCAAAGACATAGACATCAGCGACTCCCAATTGAAGTTGCACaatctttacacgttgtacccGGTACCGGACGATCCTGGCCTGGTGCCTGCATTTTGGACCGTTCGCGAGCATCGAACCGTTTACCCCGACGACGGTGGCGCGACCAAGTTCTTCGATCTGGCGGAAAAATCGAATGTCCAGCCGATAAAGGGCTTGAGGGAGATGATGTTGTCCAATAAGATCGATCTGCGGTATTACGGATTGGATCCACGGGTTATCAGACCCCTCTGCGAAGCTCTGATAGAGAACACCATGGTTCGGATTATCGATCTTACG GGGAACTGGTTATCCGAGGACGCTTGTTACCACCTGAACGATTTGCTCGTAAGAAACGGCTGCGTGGACACCTTGTTGCTTTCGGGATGTCGGATCGGCTCGAAGGGCGCCGCGAGACTTGAAACCGGGATAGCGACAAGTACAGGGTTGACCACGTTGGAGCTCACTGGTTGCAACATTGGCAACGAGGGCCTCGATCGTGTCGCTACCGCTGTCAACGACGACAGCGGCCTCGAGAGTCTTTCGTTGAACGATAACCGTTTGAACGAATCGTGCAGCGACGCTCTGCAACAATTGATCTCGAGTTCGGAGACGTTGAAGATTTTAAAGCTGGCGTGGAATTCCCTGTACACCGCGGAAACTTGGAGGAAACTTAGCAGAGGGATCGAAAGCAAACAGACTTTGCTCGAGCTCGACTTATCGTGGAACGCATTGGACAAAGAATGCGTCCCCTATCTTCGTCAACTATTGTCCTCGCATTCTACGCCACTGAAAAAGTTAAATCTGAGCG GAAATCGATTTTGCGACGAAGACGCCTCGTCCATCGCCAGAGGTTTGACGAGAAACAAAGTACTGGAAGAGATATATTTAGGTAACAACCCTTTGAAAGCAGATGGTGCATTCGTTCTTGTCCAAACGGTCACTCCGCAAAGATCTCCCGATAGTCAGTTACGCGTTCTGGACCTTACGGACGTTTGGGCGAATAAGAATGTAGTACAGGAATTGAATGCGATCGAAAACGGCAGACCATGGCTCAAAGTTGTACTGGGAGGTATACTCGGTAACTACGAGATACAGGGTCCAGACGCGAAAGCGTTACTTTTCAAGAGAGCGAACTTCGAAGCAATGAGACCGAAGAAGAGTCAACAGCGCAGAAACTTCGGTCACTTCGTACTGTCGCTGACCGATGAACTCGTTTCAAGAG AAAGATTTATGGAATATTTGAAGCGCTTTCGACTAAAACTCTCCGAGTCTTTAGTAGATGCAATTATGAGTGAATTTATCGGAACAAGGAATACTGTGGACCAAGAATTATTAAAATCAGTTTACACGGCGCAATATCCAGATACAAAACTTCCAACAGAAGAacgtaaaaagaagaagaagggaacTAAAGTGGAAGgattaaaaaggaaaagaaggcAAAAGTAA
- the Hspbap1 gene encoding HSPB1 associated protein 1 isoform X1 translates to MSSPSDEILKQAIMEIKEPVLFQRMLQDITGAYTWKLLEWNLVELAEKFGNCKLPFRVGYNKSMGPQWEVNCPMILMTLSEFIRNVDLDKNEEKWYYFDYKHMQEWFKDKPEIINSVSWERFGFDKTGSDSTLWIGNKGAHTNCHQDSYGCNLVAQIHGRKQWLLFPPSSSNFLQPTRVPYEESTVYSKYNFFCPTNEDKISILKIQYKPKLITLEQGDVLLVPAGWWHYVESLDFSVSVNTWLPVVTDNISRVKEAVVNLIVARIGKTFHNTSEGGHCSLSYCMELLSVALKECENTESSYERIKYTTWTAEDLAAQYPVYVKLLSELETTELEEFLKTKRERFFESSIESLTGDSSETDINVRNTFSSSQQLSEDIVNALCHPDVVNKVVDLLLSS, encoded by the exons atgaGTTCACCATCTGATGAGATTTTAAAACAAGCTATTATGGAAATTAAAGAACCAGTATTATTTCAACGAATGTTACAAGATATAACAGGTGCATATACCTGGAAATTGTTGGAATGGAATTTGGTTGAACTAGCTGAAAAATTCGGAAATTGTAAGTTACCATTCCGAGTTGGTTATAATAAATCTATg GGTCCACAATGGGAGGTAAATTGTCCAATGATTTTAATGACACTGTCAGAGTTCATTCGGAATGTAgatctcgataaaaatgaagaaaaatggtATTATTTTGACTATAAGCATATGCAAGAGTGGTTTAAAGATAAAccagaaataataaattcagTGAGCTGGGAGAGATTTGGTTTTGATAAGACAGGATCTGATTCTACTCTTTGGATTGGAAACAAAGGTGCTCACACAAATTGCCATCAAGATTCTTATGGTTGTAATTTAGTAGCACAAATACATGGAAG AAAACAATGGTTATTATTTCCCCCAAGTTCAAGTAATTTTCTGCAACCAACAAGGGTTCCTTACGAGGAATCAACAgtatatagtaaatataattttttctgtCCTACAAATGAAGACAAGATaagtatattaaaaattcaGTACAAACCAAAATTAATAACACTCGAACAAGGAGATGTATTATTAGTACCTGCTGGTTGGTGGCATTACGTTGAATCGTTAGATTTTTCTGTCAGCGTGAATACATGGCTACCAGTGGTAACAGATAACATATCACGAGTTAAAGAAGCTGTTGTTAACTTAATAGTAGCCAGAATTGGTAAAACTTTCCACAACACATCCGAGGGAGGTCACTGCAGTTTATCTTATTGTATGGAACTG TTGAGTGTTGCTCTTAAAGAATGTGAAAATACGGAATCATCTTACGAAAGAATCAAGTACACCACATGGACAGCAGAAGATTTAGCAGCACAGTATCCAGTTTATGTGAAACTTCTTTCTGAACTCGAAACTACAGAAttagaagaatttttaaaaacaaagagagaaagatttTTTGAGAGCAGTATCGAATCGTTAACAGGTGACTCGTCCGAAACTGACATTAATGTTCGGAACACTTTTTCTTCGAGTCAACAATTGTCCGAAGATATTGTTAATGCTCTTTGTCATCCTGATGTTGTTAATAAAGTGGTAGATTTGCTTCTATCATCGTAA
- the Mrpl9 gene encoding mitochondrial ribosomal protein L9 isoform X1, giving the protein MNILKYARMSINPLKAQSTMLLCNQIDLLAQQSRNTYILKRRYPVPLHKKNQKVPQLKHRYFIYDLVENTVSRKQSLINLILLQSVKNVGVKGQKVTVNSEMGYINLLLPKMAVYATPENIEKYLMNDPKIVKQSNIYSSKYVERTISKLSSYYLLVSMSMFTPWTIEKWHIKVTFRKAGIIVPEDSITLPEKPISGPDLSIQNKQFYVTVKINNCEEVKVRCIINHWSTNNDDKIKFNKHIWTMPVEAIFPEDQPILDSLPKHCFFEEKINDTNE; this is encoded by the exons ATGAATATACTAAAATACGCGAGAATGTCTATAAATCCTTTAAAAGCACAATCGACAATGCTTCTCTGTAATCAGATTGATTTATTGGCACAACAAAGTCGG aATACATACATCTTAAAAAGAAGATATCCTGTCCCATTGCATAAAAAGAACCAAAAGGTGCCACAGCTAAAGCATAGATATTTCATTTATGATCTTGTAGAAAATACAGTTAGCAGAAAACAGTCACTtatcaatttaattttattgcaatCTGTAAAAAATGTTGGTGTCAAAGGTCAGAAGGTGACAGTGAATTCTGAAATGGGATACATCAATCTTTTATTACCAAAGATGGCTGTATATGCAACTcccgaaaatattgaaaagtatcTAATGAATGAtccaaaaattgtaaaacaaagTAATATATACAGTTCTAAATATGTAGAAAGAACAATATCAAAATTATCTTCTTATTATTTATTGGTATCAATGTCTATGTTTACACCATGGACCATAGAAAAATGGCATATCAAAGTAACTTTTCGTAAAGCAGGTATAATTGTTCCTGAAGACTCGATAACCCTTCCAGAAAAGCCTATATCTGGACCTGACTTATCAAttcaaaataaacaattttatgtCACTGTCAAAATCAATAATTGCGAAGAAGTGAAAGTTAGATGTATTATAAATCATTGGTCTACTAACAAcgatgataaaattaaatttaacaaaCATATTTGGACTATGCCTGTTGAAGCAATATTTCCAGAAGATCAACCAATTTTGGATTCTCTTCCTAAACATTGTTTCTTTGAAGAGAAAATCAATGATACaaatgaataa